One Methylophilus sp. TWE2 DNA segment encodes these proteins:
- a CDS encoding DUF748 domain-containing protein, whose translation MLNRLRPTLSYLGQSVAFKITAGLIVFYFLFAWLAVNPLAKWLVPKLAESQLASQARVEKVTFDPFTLTATIEKLSLTEKDGAPLAAFDKLVVDLEASGLFSWAWKLKHIALKAPRVNVHISKQGKLNWADLIAKLNEDPSPPNQDLPRVIIENITISRGDIEYLDAHHGEPLQASLKPLDFTLEGFSTLPKDRGDYLIAAKLPYQGGTLKWKGNFGVNPLASQGTLAIEALQIAKIMQWVNPGTLPFQAQAGTFSSEFNYDFSMPNQQPKLLLADIRLHLKALEGTLKPDDKLALKQLEVTAKRLALNQKKQLAIDTENIRIQLDEFKLQKPQGDVSMASGNLELPKLAFKQDKETQLNFDKLDLNLRQLQIQHAQKTLLQLPELAISHASLNLAERQANIANIALNNGQLSATQNSVGTLDWQQVFAEPAAKAPANSQSPVAKAEDKDNIPFHFAIGDISLAHWQLSYTDQQFASPLQATVGDLNLNLAIDNQSGLALKNMQLDASQFNLQSDKKPVAQLGKLTAVHGQLALDLQKIEVGSIQLSGLKTAVIRQANQQLNWQSILTYASHGETTSVARSSPSQTTAPASKPWGFALKRLALQQADVHIEDQSTPTPVVLDLVDGKIELSDLSQNLTRWQPIKAGFKFKQGGQFNLQGKLAAAPFKTDMQCSLTDLSLKPFAPYLQQVALLRLENGAASVQGKLQQTNNGATRFDGGFSINQLSIIEEDSKQPFLRWEKLQGDGLALSLAPNKLQISTLSLSKPQTKFIIYPDRSLNITKLMRSPAPVASSTTNKNTTATPSAAGKHPAVANTANDAQEGSFPVGIDSVRIHNAELEFADLSLPQPFGTNIHSLGGVINGISSNPTSTAQVEMDGKVDDYGAARIRGSLQPFKTTEFTDIKLAFTNLEMNRLTPYSGKFAGRKIESGKLSVDLEYKIKQRKLAGENKFVINKLILGERVDSKDAANLPLDLAIAILEDSDGVIDLDLPVSGSLDDPKFSLGGIMWKAFTNVLTKIVTAPFSALGKLFGGGEKLEAITFDPGSSTVSPPELEKLHSVSNALGKRQQLKLGIVPGYDVAADTRAIQETTLRKQVAEEVGVKLEAGQAPGPIDLNNSKVQSAIKTLHDRLTNKGLLKRLASKLEKTPAGFYEQVQETLTTSIQVSEADLQTLAHDRATAIQKALIESGVSQERVAITNPATVKADRDHVPTKLTLDAIKH comes from the coding sequence ATGTTGAATCGTCTACGCCCCACGCTATCTTACCTAGGCCAATCTGTTGCATTCAAGATTACCGCCGGACTCATTGTCTTTTATTTTTTATTTGCCTGGCTGGCGGTCAACCCATTGGCAAAATGGCTAGTGCCTAAGTTGGCAGAAAGCCAACTGGCCAGTCAGGCCAGGGTGGAAAAGGTCACATTTGATCCTTTTACCCTGACAGCAACCATTGAAAAACTGTCTTTAACAGAAAAAGACGGTGCCCCGCTAGCCGCGTTTGACAAACTGGTTGTTGACCTGGAAGCCAGCGGGCTGTTTAGCTGGGCCTGGAAACTCAAACATATTGCGCTGAAAGCACCGCGCGTCAATGTGCATATCTCCAAGCAAGGAAAACTCAACTGGGCCGACCTGATCGCAAAACTCAATGAAGACCCGTCACCGCCAAACCAGGACCTGCCGCGCGTCATCATTGAAAACATCACCATCAGCCGGGGCGATATTGAATACCTGGATGCACACCATGGCGAGCCATTGCAAGCTTCGCTCAAACCGCTGGACTTCACCCTGGAAGGTTTTTCGACCTTACCCAAAGACCGCGGCGATTACCTGATTGCAGCAAAACTGCCTTACCAAGGCGGCACCTTGAAATGGAAAGGTAACTTTGGTGTGAACCCTCTCGCCTCACAAGGCACATTAGCGATTGAAGCATTGCAAATTGCCAAAATCATGCAATGGGTGAATCCCGGCACCTTGCCATTTCAGGCACAGGCAGGGACGTTTTCCAGTGAATTCAATTACGATTTCTCCATGCCTAACCAGCAACCCAAACTATTGCTGGCTGACATCCGCTTGCATTTAAAAGCGCTGGAAGGGACATTGAAGCCAGACGATAAACTTGCTCTCAAACAGTTGGAAGTCACCGCCAAACGCCTGGCTTTGAATCAGAAAAAACAATTAGCCATCGATACTGAAAACATCCGTATTCAACTGGATGAGTTTAAACTGCAAAAGCCGCAGGGTGATGTGTCGATGGCTAGCGGCAACCTTGAGTTGCCTAAACTTGCTTTTAAACAAGACAAAGAAACGCAACTTAATTTTGACAAGCTGGACTTGAATCTTCGTCAGCTGCAGATTCAACATGCGCAGAAAACCTTGCTCCAGTTACCAGAACTGGCCATTAGCCATGCCAGCCTCAACTTGGCGGAACGCCAGGCCAATATCGCCAATATCGCGTTGAACAATGGACAGTTATCTGCCACACAAAACTCCGTGGGGACTTTGGACTGGCAGCAGGTATTTGCTGAGCCAGCGGCAAAAGCGCCTGCCAATAGCCAAAGCCCTGTAGCCAAAGCAGAGGATAAGGACAATATCCCTTTCCATTTTGCTATTGGCGATATCAGCCTTGCGCACTGGCAGCTCTCTTACACCGACCAGCAGTTCGCCAGCCCCCTGCAGGCGACCGTGGGAGACCTTAACCTGAACCTGGCCATCGACAACCAGTCAGGGCTGGCACTGAAAAATATGCAGCTTGATGCCTCACAATTCAATCTGCAGTCAGACAAAAAGCCTGTCGCACAACTTGGCAAACTGACAGCTGTTCATGGACAGCTTGCTCTGGACCTGCAAAAAATAGAGGTTGGCAGCATTCAGCTCAGTGGACTCAAAACTGCTGTCATCCGGCAAGCAAACCAGCAACTAAACTGGCAAAGCATATTAACCTATGCAAGCCATGGCGAGACAACATCGGTGGCACGCTCTTCGCCATCACAAACGACTGCACCAGCATCAAAACCCTGGGGATTTGCTCTGAAACGGTTGGCTTTACAACAGGCAGATGTGCATATTGAGGATCAGTCTACGCCCACACCTGTCGTACTCGATCTGGTGGATGGCAAGATTGAGCTCTCAGACCTCAGCCAGAACCTGACTCGGTGGCAGCCGATCAAGGCCGGTTTCAAGTTTAAGCAAGGCGGTCAATTTAATCTGCAAGGCAAGCTGGCTGCGGCCCCGTTTAAAACCGATATGCAATGTTCACTGACAGATTTATCACTGAAACCGTTTGCGCCTTATCTCCAGCAAGTCGCTTTGCTACGGCTTGAAAACGGCGCCGCCAGTGTCCAGGGCAAATTACAGCAAACCAATAATGGTGCCACCAGATTCGACGGCGGCTTTAGCATCAACCAATTATCCATTATTGAAGAAGACAGCAAGCAACCCTTCTTACGCTGGGAGAAACTGCAGGGCGACGGGCTAGCGCTTTCGTTGGCGCCGAATAAACTGCAAATTAGCACACTGTCATTGAGCAAACCTCAAACCAAATTTATTATTTACCCAGACCGCAGCTTAAATATTACCAAGCTAATGCGCAGCCCAGCACCAGTCGCCAGCTCGACTACAAATAAAAACACGACTGCCACACCGTCAGCAGCAGGCAAACATCCGGCGGTCGCCAACACCGCTAACGATGCTCAAGAAGGCAGTTTCCCTGTCGGGATCGATAGTGTGCGCATTCACAATGCAGAACTGGAATTTGCTGACCTGTCACTACCGCAACCATTTGGCACAAACATCCACAGTCTGGGTGGCGTCATCAACGGCATTTCCAGCAATCCGACATCGACCGCCCAGGTGGAAATGGATGGTAAGGTGGATGACTACGGTGCAGCCCGTATCCGTGGCTCATTGCAGCCATTCAAGACCACCGAATTTACTGATATCAAGCTGGCATTCACGAACCTGGAGATGAACCGCTTGACGCCCTACTCCGGCAAATTTGCCGGGCGCAAGATTGAGTCCGGCAAACTATCGGTCGATCTGGAATACAAAATCAAACAACGCAAACTCGCTGGTGAAAACAAATTTGTTATCAACAAATTAATCTTGGGGGAGCGCGTTGACAGCAAAGATGCCGCCAACCTGCCTCTCGATTTGGCGATCGCCATCCTCGAAGACAGTGATGGTGTGATTGACCTGGATTTACCCGTCAGCGGCAGCCTGGATGATCCTAAGTTCAGCCTGGGTGGGATCATGTGGAAAGCATTTACCAATGTGTTGACCAAAATTGTGACGGCGCCATTTAGTGCGCTGGGCAAACTCTTTGGCGGCGGTGAAAAACTCGAAGCGATTACCTTTGACCCTGGCAGTTCAACGGTTTCGCCACCCGAGCTGGAAAAACTGCACTCTGTGAGTAACGCGCTTGGCAAACGCCAGCAACTCAAGCTGGGCATTGTTCCCGGCTATGACGTGGCAGCAGATACCCGCGCCATTCAGGAAACCACCTTGCGTAAACAGGTGGCAGAAGAAGTTGGCGTCAAACTGGAAGCAGGGCAGGCCCCTGGGCCGATTGACCTCAACAATTCCAAGGTCCAGTCTGCGATAAAGACATTGCATGACCGTTTAACCAACAAAGGGTTGCTGAAGCGTCTGGCTTCGAAATTAGAAAAGACGCCTGCCGGTTTTTATGAGCAAGTACAAGAAACGCTCACCACAAGCATACAGGTATCGGAAGCAGATTTGCAGACGCTGGCTCACGACCGTGCAACAGCGATTCAAAAAGCGCTTATCGAATCAGGCGTTAGCCAGGAGCGCGTTGCTATCACGAATCCAGCAACCGTAAAAGCAGATCGAGACCATGTGCCGACCAAACTGACTTTAGATGCCATCAAGCATTAA
- a CDS encoding 3',5'-nucleoside bisphosphate phosphatase, which translates to MSVPIDLHCHSTMSDGLLSPEDLVAHAASKGVRVLALTDHDEVSGLARARAAAEQHGIALINGVEISVTWKKRTLHVVGLRVDAENSALLMAFQQVREAREARAREIADGLAKAGIAGAYEGAKDIAGNSVMTRSHFAQFMVKHGHAKNIKTVFKKYMVKGKPGYVNHEWMSLEQALQLIRDSGGVAVLAHPGRYDLGFVNMHLLLHEFRNLGGAAIEVVTGSHQPPQYEQFAKLAHRFDLKASQGSDYHGPGLSFMEMGRLPALPSGCVPVWQDWPEASQLQ; encoded by the coding sequence ATGTCAGTCCCCATCGATTTGCATTGTCATTCCACCATGTCGGATGGTTTGCTGAGCCCCGAAGACCTGGTCGCGCATGCCGCCAGCAAAGGCGTGCGTGTGCTAGCGCTGACTGACCATGATGAAGTGAGTGGGCTGGCGAGGGCCCGTGCCGCCGCCGAGCAGCATGGTATTGCTTTGATCAATGGGGTCGAAATTTCGGTGACATGGAAAAAGCGTACATTGCATGTGGTGGGCTTGCGAGTGGATGCGGAAAACTCGGCGTTACTAATGGCTTTTCAACAGGTGAGGGAAGCGCGTGAGGCGCGTGCCCGTGAAATTGCCGATGGATTGGCCAAAGCCGGCATCGCAGGGGCATACGAAGGCGCAAAAGACATTGCAGGTAACAGCGTCATGACGCGCAGTCATTTTGCCCAATTCATGGTGAAACATGGGCATGCCAAAAATATCAAGACCGTGTTCAAGAAATACATGGTGAAAGGCAAGCCTGGCTACGTCAATCACGAGTGGATGAGCCTGGAGCAGGCATTGCAACTGATACGTGACAGTGGCGGGGTGGCCGTGCTGGCCCATCCTGGCAGGTATGACCTGGGTTTTGTGAACATGCATTTGTTATTACATGAATTCAGGAACCTGGGCGGTGCGGCGATTGAAGTGGTGACTGGCAGTCACCAGCCGCCGCAATATGAGCAGTTTGCCAAGCTGGCACATCGGTTTGATTTAAAGGCTTCACAAGGGTCTGATTACCACGGGCCAGGACTATCATTTATGGAGATGGGACGTTTGCCAGCTTTGCCTTCAGGTTGCGTGCCTGTTTGGCAGGATTGGCCAGAAGCCAGTCAGTTACAATAG
- a CDS encoding L-threonylcarbamoyladenylate synthase: MAQYFIIHAENPQSRLIQQAVQLLKEGGVLACPTDSSYALVCLMEFKDAQTRIRRLRGVDDEHPFTLICRDLAEIGTYAKVNNSQFRLLKALTPGAYTFLLEASREVPRRLQHPKRSTIGLRVPKHIVTQALLEALDSPMLSMTLQLPGDETPMSVGWEIRETLEHQIDAVIDSDIVHVGATTVLDLTQDPPELVRAGVAPWP, translated from the coding sequence ATGGCACAGTACTTTATTATTCATGCGGAGAATCCGCAGTCCAGGCTTATCCAGCAAGCGGTACAATTGTTGAAGGAGGGAGGTGTGCTGGCCTGTCCCACGGATTCCAGCTATGCACTGGTCTGCCTGATGGAGTTCAAGGACGCGCAAACGCGTATCCGCCGCTTACGTGGGGTAGATGACGAACATCCTTTTACGCTGATTTGCCGTGACCTGGCAGAGATTGGCACTTACGCTAAGGTCAATAATAGTCAGTTCCGCCTACTGAAAGCGTTGACGCCCGGCGCTTATACCTTTTTGCTTGAAGCCAGTCGCGAAGTGCCGCGCCGCTTGCAGCATCCCAAACGCAGCACCATTGGCCTGCGTGTGCCCAAGCATATCGTGACGCAAGCTTTGCTGGAGGCGTTAGACTCGCCCATGCTCAGTATGACCTTGCAGTTGCCAGGGGATGAGACACCGATGTCTGTAGGCTGGGAAATTCGCGAAACCCTGGAGCATCAGATTGACGCCGTGATAGACAGTGATATTGTGCATGTCGGGGCGACGACTGTATTGGATTTGACGCAAGACCCTCCTGAGCTTGTGCGTGCAGGTGTCGCACCCTGGCCTTAA
- the rsfS gene encoding ribosome silencing factor, which translates to MQPNIDVLSLEDMKLAVVDALEDIKAFDITVMDVRHMTAVTSYMVVASGNSTRQCKAIADNVRERLKEKGVDTRGVEGEKEGEWVLVDLGDIVVHVMVPTTRAYYNIEQLWSESQSRRAASAA; encoded by the coding sequence ATGCAACCTAACATTGATGTGTTGTCTCTTGAGGACATGAAGCTGGCCGTTGTTGACGCGCTGGAAGATATTAAGGCTTTTGATATTACTGTCATGGATGTGCGTCATATGACGGCAGTGACCAGCTACATGGTTGTCGCTAGCGGTAACTCCACTCGCCAATGCAAGGCGATTGCCGATAACGTGCGCGAAAGGCTCAAGGAAAAAGGCGTAGATACACGCGGTGTCGAGGGCGAGAAAGAAGGGGAGTGGGTGCTGGTGGACTTGGGCGACATCGTCGTTCATGTCATGGTGCCAACAACACGCGCCTACTACAATATCGAACAACTGTGGAGCGAGTCTCAGTCTCGCCGTGCGGCCTCTGCTGCTTAA
- the panC gene encoding pantoate--beta-alanine ligase, which translates to MQLFHTLRELRTFLDSRADQRVGFVPTMGNLHAGHCQLVTLAKSHADLVVVSIFVNPLQFGANEDFGSYPRTLQSDCEKLQSVGADAVFAPAVEEMYPDFDGRDLHQQIVIQPPPLADDLCGASRPGHFAGVATVVAKLFNMVKPQVAVFGKKDYQQLMVIRALVRQLNFDIEIIAGETVREPSGLAMSSRNGYLTAAEKKQASQLQQQLLSMKNALLVGERDYAELCEQASLQLKQQGWQVDYVEIRRQHALTLPDAQTRDWVILAAARLGKTRLIDNCEVSV; encoded by the coding sequence ATGCAGTTGTTTCATACCTTGCGCGAATTGCGCACCTTCCTCGACAGCCGCGCAGATCAGCGGGTTGGATTTGTCCCTACCATGGGTAATTTGCATGCCGGGCATTGCCAGTTGGTCACGCTGGCCAAAAGTCATGCCGACTTGGTGGTAGTCAGTATTTTTGTGAACCCGCTGCAATTTGGAGCCAATGAGGATTTTGGCAGTTATCCACGTACATTGCAGTCTGATTGTGAAAAGCTGCAGTCCGTAGGCGCAGATGCCGTGTTTGCACCAGCCGTAGAGGAAATGTACCCGGATTTTGATGGCAGGGATTTACATCAGCAAATCGTCATCCAGCCGCCACCCTTGGCGGATGACCTATGCGGTGCTAGCCGCCCCGGGCATTTTGCCGGCGTGGCGACGGTGGTGGCTAAGTTGTTCAATATGGTCAAGCCCCAGGTGGCAGTGTTCGGTAAAAAAGATTACCAGCAACTCATGGTGATCCGAGCTTTGGTGCGCCAGCTCAACTTTGACATTGAAATTATCGCCGGGGAGACTGTGCGTGAGCCTTCCGGGTTGGCCATGAGTTCCAGGAACGGTTATCTGACGGCTGCAGAAAAAAAACAGGCGTCGCAGTTGCAGCAGCAATTGTTGAGTATGAAAAATGCTTTACTCGTCGGGGAGCGTGATTATGCTGAGTTGTGCGAGCAAGCCAGTTTGCAGTTGAAACAGCAGGGCTGGCAGGTGGATTATGTAGAAATTCGGCGTCAACATGCATTGACCCTGCCGGATGCACAGACACGGGACTGGGTCATCCTGGCGGCGGCCAGGCTGGGTAAGACACGCCTGATCGATAATTGTGAAGTCAGTGTGTGA
- the rlmH gene encoding 23S rRNA (pseudouridine(1915)-N(3))-methyltransferase RlmH, whose protein sequence is MKLNIISVGHKMPDWVESACAEYLKRMPRELETRIIEIKPDKRASGKNSEVVQEAEAKRILEVAGKDYLVALDERGQAVTTLQLAEKLKSWQEMGRDVSLVIGGADGLHAQLKAQAQWLFSLSKLTMPHGMVRVMLAEQLYRAHTVLSGHPYHRE, encoded by the coding sequence ATGAAGCTCAATATTATCTCTGTCGGTCACAAAATGCCCGATTGGGTAGAGTCTGCATGCGCTGAGTATCTCAAGCGCATGCCCCGTGAGCTCGAAACACGTATCATCGAAATTAAACCTGATAAACGTGCCTCCGGCAAAAACAGCGAAGTGGTGCAAGAAGCAGAAGCCAAACGCATCCTGGAAGTGGCCGGTAAAGATTACCTGGTTGCGCTGGACGAACGCGGTCAGGCCGTGACCACCTTGCAATTGGCAGAAAAGCTCAAAAGCTGGCAAGAGATGGGGCGCGACGTATCATTGGTCATAGGCGGGGCGGATGGCTTGCATGCCCAACTCAAAGCTCAGGCGCAATGGCTATTCAGTTTATCTAAATTGACCATGCCGCATGGCATGGTACGTGTCATGCTGGCCGAGCAACTTTACCGCGCGCACACTGTTCTAAGCGGTCATCCTTATCACCGGGAATAA
- a CDS encoding site-2 protease family protein gives MEELTVVQKIAAYALPILFAITVHEAAHGYAAKYFGDLTAERMGRITLNPFKHIDPIGTILLPALSIMLGGVLFGWAKPVPVNFGQLRRPKQDMLWVALAGPASNFVMAIGWGLLLARVELFPESAQAYLSQMSVAGIQINLVLLVLNLFPLPPLDGGRIAVSLLPMKAAIKFAQIERYGMFILIALLFTGILGILLSPVLRFFQQLLAVIIM, from the coding sequence ATGGAAGAACTGACTGTTGTACAAAAAATTGCCGCGTATGCCTTGCCTATCCTGTTTGCGATTACAGTGCATGAGGCTGCTCACGGCTATGCTGCCAAATATTTTGGTGACCTGACCGCAGAGCGCATGGGCAGGATTACCCTCAATCCTTTCAAACATATTGATCCGATTGGAACCATTTTGCTCCCCGCATTGAGCATTATGCTCGGGGGTGTTTTGTTTGGCTGGGCCAAGCCCGTGCCGGTCAATTTTGGCCAGTTAAGGCGTCCTAAACAGGATATGTTGTGGGTGGCGCTTGCAGGGCCTGCTTCCAATTTTGTCATGGCCATAGGCTGGGGGTTATTGCTGGCCAGAGTGGAGTTGTTTCCTGAGTCTGCACAAGCGTATCTGTCACAAATGAGCGTGGCTGGTATACAGATTAACCTGGTATTGCTAGTGCTGAATCTGTTTCCATTGCCACCGCTGGATGGTGGCCGGATTGCGGTAAGCTTGCTGCCGATGAAAGCCGCGATCAAATTTGCCCAGATCGAACGCTATGGCATGTTTATCCTGATCGCTTTGTTGTTTACCGGCATTCTTGGTATTTTGCTGTCGCCAGTGTTGCGTTTTTTCCAGCAGTTATTGGCGGTCATCATCATGTAA
- the panD gene encoding aspartate 1-decarboxylase — translation MQRTMLKSKLHRVRVTHSELHYEGSCAIDEALLEAANIHEYEQIQIYNINNGERFTTYAIRAERHSGVISVNGAAAHKADPDDLIIIASYSQYTEAELSNYHPQLVYVDAQNRIVEQKNHIPAQAA, via the coding sequence ATGCAAAGAACCATGTTGAAATCAAAGCTGCATCGGGTGCGTGTGACGCATAGCGAGCTGCACTATGAAGGCAGCTGTGCGATTGATGAAGCCTTGCTGGAAGCTGCCAATATTCACGAATATGAGCAAATCCAGATTTACAACATCAACAATGGTGAGCGTTTTACGACTTACGCCATCCGTGCCGAGCGTCATTCTGGTGTGATTTCAGTCAATGGTGCGGCTGCACATAAAGCCGATCCGGATGATTTAATTATTATTGCCAGTTATTCGCAATATACCGAAGCCGAACTGTCCAATTACCATCCGCAACTGGTCTACGTGGATGCGCAAAACCGGATTGTTGAACAGAAAAACCATATTCCCGCGCAAGCCGCCTGA
- the mscL gene encoding large conductance mechanosensitive channel protein MscL → MSVMSEFKQFALKGNVMDLAVGVIIGGAFGKIVGSLVDDIIMPVVGKIFGGFDFSNLYVPLNGQSADLALAEAKKLGAVLAYGNFITIVLNFVILAFIIFQMVKFMNSLKQAEPPPPPAATPEDIVLLREIRDSLKK, encoded by the coding sequence ATGAGTGTCATGTCTGAATTTAAACAGTTTGCGCTAAAAGGCAATGTCATGGATCTGGCAGTCGGTGTCATTATCGGCGGTGCCTTTGGCAAGATCGTGGGCTCGTTGGTCGACGACATTATCATGCCGGTAGTCGGCAAAATTTTTGGTGGCTTTGATTTCAGCAATTTATATGTACCGCTCAACGGGCAATCGGCTGACCTGGCCCTGGCTGAAGCCAAGAAACTGGGCGCAGTTCTGGCCTACGGCAACTTTATTACCATCGTGCTGAACTTCGTCATCCTGGCATTCATTATCTTCCAGATGGTCAAGTTCATGAACAGCCTGAAGCAGGCAGAACCACCTCCGCCACCTGCTGCAACACCGGAAGACATTGTGTTGTTACGTGAAATCCGTGACAGCCTGAAAAAATAA
- a CDS encoding HlyC/CorC family transporter has translation MASEPDKLSHKPSLLERLSHFLLREPEDREQLVELLHGAYENHLMDGDSLAMIEGVLQVSEMQVRDIMIPRSQMDVIDIAQPPESFLPFVIETAHSRFPVIEDNKNDVIGILLAKDLLRYYAHETFELRDMLRPAVFIPESKRLNVLLKEFRSNRNHIAIVVDEYGGVAGMVTIEDVLEQIVGDIEDEYDDDEDESNIIQQEPGKYRVKALTEIPEFNEAIGTEFSDEEFSTVGGLVVNHFGHLPKRGEHIRIDNLSVTVVHADSRRVHVLLVEQLPEEAYPIESV, from the coding sequence ATGGCTTCAGAGCCGGATAAGTTGTCTCATAAACCCTCTCTTTTAGAACGATTAAGCCACTTTCTTCTGCGCGAGCCAGAAGATAGGGAGCAACTGGTTGAGTTGCTGCACGGGGCTTACGAAAATCACCTGATGGACGGCGATTCGCTGGCCATGATTGAAGGTGTCCTGCAGGTCAGTGAAATGCAGGTGCGGGACATCATGATTCCGCGCTCACAAATGGATGTCATTGACATTGCCCAGCCGCCGGAAAGTTTTTTGCCGTTTGTGATTGAAACTGCGCATTCGCGTTTTCCTGTCATTGAAGATAATAAAAACGATGTGATCGGCATCTTGCTGGCCAAGGATTTATTGCGTTATTACGCACATGAAACATTCGAACTGCGTGACATGTTGCGCCCGGCCGTCTTTATTCCCGAGTCCAAACGCCTGAATGTGTTGCTCAAGGAATTCCGCAGTAACCGTAACCATATCGCCATTGTGGTAGATGAATACGGCGGTGTGGCCGGGATGGTCACGATTGAAGATGTGCTTGAGCAAATTGTTGGCGACATCGAAGATGAATACGATGATGACGAAGACGAAAGTAATATTATCCAGCAGGAACCTGGTAAATACCGCGTCAAGGCATTAACCGAGATTCCAGAGTTTAATGAAGCAATCGGTACTGAATTTAGTGATGAAGAGTTTTCTACCGTAGGCGGTCTGGTCGTTAATCATTTCGGCCATTTACCCAAACGCGGTGAGCATATTCGTATTGATAACCTGAGTGTAACAGTCGTGCATGCAGACAGCCGACGCGTACATGTATTGCTGGTCGAACAGTTGCCGGAAGAGGCGTATCCCATCGAGTCTGTCTAG
- a CDS encoding deoxyribodipyrimidine photo-lyase: MSTALVWLRRDLRDDDHAALYHALKRHTQVYVAFVFDTDILDHLADKQDRRVEFIWESVRELKQSLQAHGADLIVLHGPAKVEIPALAQTLQVTAVFANRDYEPVAIARDEEVANTLLATNRTLDLFKDQVLFEQDEVMTQAGKPYGVFTPYKNAHLAKLNAFYLKAYPVKKYWSHLAQTNPEPMPTLESLGFQRTNLIDLRLPTGMSGAQQLFKDFLHRIDQYHDARNYPAVKGVSYLSVHLRFGTISIRQLGAAAWQLSLAGNEGAATWLSELIWRDFYFQVLFHRPDLQQGKSYKPEYESLPFPNDKQWFAAWCEGRTGFPIVDAAMRQLNQTGYMHNRLRMVVASFLVKDLLIDWRWGERYFAEKLIDFDFAANNGGWQWAASTGCDAQPYFRIFNPQSQSEKFDPQGKFIRKYLPELSDLGEQRIHAPWDPRFHKKSLFDKSSAMDYPMPVVDHAVQRELALRLYKNNVKQR, translated from the coding sequence ATGTCCACTGCCTTGGTCTGGTTGCGTCGCGATTTGCGCGATGATGATCATGCGGCGCTTTACCATGCATTGAAGCGCCATACGCAAGTCTATGTCGCTTTCGTGTTTGATACCGATATTCTGGATCATCTCGCAGACAAACAGGACCGCAGGGTAGAGTTTATCTGGGAGAGTGTTCGTGAACTCAAACAGTCCCTGCAAGCGCACGGCGCTGACTTGATTGTGCTGCACGGTCCGGCAAAAGTTGAGATACCGGCGCTGGCGCAAACACTGCAAGTCACCGCAGTGTTTGCCAACAGGGATTACGAGCCAGTCGCTATCGCGCGTGATGAAGAGGTTGCCAATACTTTATTGGCAACAAATCGGACGCTAGACTTGTTTAAAGACCAGGTCTTGTTTGAGCAGGACGAGGTCATGACGCAAGCGGGAAAACCCTATGGTGTATTTACCCCTTATAAAAATGCGCACCTCGCCAAATTAAATGCCTTTTATCTCAAGGCTTATCCAGTTAAAAAATATTGGAGTCATCTTGCGCAGACCAACCCAGAGCCTATGCCGACACTGGAGTCACTAGGTTTTCAGCGCACAAACCTTATAGACTTGCGCTTGCCCACTGGCATGTCTGGCGCACAGCAGTTGTTTAAAGATTTTTTGCATCGTATAGACCAATACCACGATGCGCGTAACTATCCTGCTGTCAAAGGGGTGTCTTATCTCTCAGTGCATTTGCGTTTTGGCACCATTTCCATCCGGCAATTAGGTGCAGCCGCCTGGCAGTTATCTTTGGCAGGTAACGAAGGCGCAGCCACCTGGTTAAGCGAGCTGATCTGGCGAGACTTTTATTTCCAGGTATTGTTTCACCGCCCAGATTTACAGCAAGGTAAATCTTATAAACCTGAATATGAATCGCTGCCTTTCCCTAACGATAAACAGTGGTTTGCAGCATGGTGCGAAGGGCGTACTGGCTTCCCCATTGTGGATGCTGCGATGCGGCAATTGAATCAAACGGGTTACATGCATAATCGCCTGCGTATGGTGGTGGCCAGTTTCCTAGTCAAGGACCTGCTGATTGACTGGCGCTGGGGTGAGCGTTACTTTGCCGAGAAATTGATTGATTTTGACTTTGCAGCCAATAATGGGGGGTGGCAATGGGCAGCCTCTACAGGTTGTGACGCACAACCCTATTTCAGGATATTCAATCCGCAATCGCAATCAGAAAAATTTGATCCGCAAGGTAAATTTATCCGTAAATATTTACCGGAACTTTCAGACCTGGGGGAGCAGCGAATTCATGCGCCATGGGATCCGCGTTTCCATAAAAAAAGCTTGTTCGATAAGTCATCGGCTATGGATTACCCCATGCCTGTGGTAGATCATGCAGTACAGCGCGAGCTGGCTTTGCGCTTATACAAAAATAATGTGAAGCAAAGATGA